The sequence GATCGAGCTCGAGCCGGCGACTGCGGCTCAGATGTGGCTTGCTCGTGAAGATCAGATCGACGTCCTGACCCTGTTCGCGAACGTCGCCGCCAAGCACGATGTCCCCGAGGATGGCCGGATTGACGTGCCGGATCTCGATCTCGATGCAAGATATTTAGGCGTTGTCGTCGCGCATGGCAAGGCACCGGCGGTCACGATGTTCCGTGATGTCTCCGAACCGCTGACGGTGCAGCTGGCGGATGGTCTCGAAGTCACCGGCAGGGTACTCGACGAGGAGGGTGAACCATTTGCCGGGGCAAAGATCGACGTCCTCGGGCAGATTTCGGAACTCGACAGCTTTCGCTACAACCAACGTGGCCGGAGCTCGCCAAATGGCGAGTTCGCATTGGCAGGGCTCCTTCCGGGCGCGGTCCGTGTCCGCGCGTGTGCAGACGGCCTTGCCTGCGCAGAGGCCATCGTCGAGCTGAGCGAAGACGCCGCGAGCGAGCCGGTCACCCTGCAGCTGATTCCCGGTCGCGACATCGTGCTGGTTGTCGAGAACGAGATTGGCGAACCTGCCGCCGACGCGATCCTCTACTTCAAAGACCGGGTGTATCAGACCGACAGCAACGGCGAGCTGCGTGTGCCGGGTTTGTCGCGCGGCACGACCATACCGATCAAGATCTTCGGTACCGGATTCGGGTTCTGGGAGGGCAGCTTCGCGACCGACCGCGAGCGTGTCGTCATCACCGTCCCGGGCGGAGCGATCATCGAACGTCAGGTTCTTTCACCGAGCCGATTCGCAGCCGACGAGGTCATCGTTCGCTGGCAGGCCTACACCTCCACCGGTCGCGAGGGGAAGTCCGGCAAGGGAAGCTGGGATGCCGAGCACGGTATCGCCCGCGCATCGGGCCTCGAGGCCGGTACGTACTCGCTTTCGGTCAGGCTTCCCGGCTCGGCCACGATCACTTCCGAGCGTGTCACGGTGGCTCTCGGCGAGGAGTTGGCGCTTGCCCCGATCGTTCCGGACCGCGGCCTCGCGCTGGCCGGGCGGGTGCTCGATGCGGAGACTCTGCAACCCGTCCCCGGAGCCCGGGTCAAATGCGAACCTGGCTCGCCGGCAGTCTTCCGGGCACCGGAATTGCTCGGCGACGTGCCGAGAACTCTGACCGACGCCGACGGCATGTTTCTCCTGGAGGGTCTCGACCCGGGCACCTGCCGTGCAATCGTCAGCGCCTCGGGTTACGCTACGTGGCGGCTCGACGGCGTCGAGCCTGACGACGTTGGTTACGACATCGGAGACGTGGAGCTCGACGCCGGCATGACGATCGTCGGTCAGGTCTACGACCGGATGGATCGTCCCGTCACCGGCGCGGTGGTGGAAATCACCGAGGCTGCCGCCTACGCATACTTCGCCGAAACCAAGGTTCGCACCGATCACGACGGCTATTTCCGCGCCGATCGCGTGCCGGTCGGCCGATGGAAGGTGACTGCCACGCACGGCCAGGAAACCGCATCCGAAACGGTCGAGGGCGACTCCCGGGAAACGGTGGTGGCGGATCTCATGCTCGGTGGCATCCGCATCGAAGGCGAGATCTGGCTTGGCGACGATCGGGCGCCGGGAGGCACTCTGGTCCTGACCACCGAAGGAGCGCAGGCTCCCGGTGTCGTCGTGATGATGCAGCGGGTCACCGATGATCGACAGATCTTCGGCATCGACCAACAGCCGGTACAGTTCACGGTCGGCACCGACGGGCGGTTCTTTGGCTCGGGCCTCCAGGCAGGTCAGTACTGGGCGTCCTACACCCCTCCAGGCTCGGGCGCCGCGCCGATCACCAAGTCTCTCGTCGTTCCGCAGGTCGAGACTTATCGGTGTGCGATCCAGTATGCGGATGCAGCCGTCGAGGGATACGTCGTCGACGACGACCACAATCCGGTAGCCGGGGCGATGGTCCTCGCCAGCGTCGGCGAGAACGCTCAGGACGTCACGGCCTATACCGACGGGGAAGGCCGCTTCTCCGTGCGCGGTCTCGAGCCAGGCCACCTGGTGCTGACGGCCAGCCACACCGACTTCGCGCCATCCGACCCGTCGGAGCTCGAGATCCGCGACGGTTCCGTCGAGGGACCGGTTGTGCTCGAGCTCCAACCGCACGACGGCGCCAGCGTGTTGCTCGCAGTCAACACCCTCGCCGGCTCGGCCGGTGGCGCACCAGTCTATCTCGTGGGGCCCGAAACCTCGACCGGTTTCACGGATGGGGGCGGCTTGGCGACCTTTACCGGCATCCCTGCCGGCAGCTATCGTCCATGCGGCATCGCGTATGGCGGAGCCACCGGTTGCGGTCCGAATTTGATGGTCGACAATGGCGAGCAGCTTCAGGCTCAGCTCGATCTCGGCCAGGGTGGATACATCGATGTCTACCTGGATGATGACGCGGCCGGTTTCGCATCTTCGAAGAACGTCGTAGTGGCGGCCGCGAAGCGGGGGCCGAGGATTCGGGTCACGACTGCCGACGGCGTCGATCTTTCGAGCCTTCTGTTCATGGCGAGCCCGCCGCAACAAATGAGCGGTGGCGTCCGTATCGGACCGCTGCAGCCCGACGACTACATCGTCACGGTCACCACCGAGCTCGGACCACGGCAGGGCCAGGTTCAGGTCCGCGAGGGCGAAGGAGTTTCACTCGACCTGCGGTGACTTGATCGAGCAATAGCACAAGGGGGCGGCTTGAACCGCCCCCTTTCCCTTTGCGATGCTCGGTGGTTTCCGTTCGCGACCTATCGCCGACGTGTGGGGACTGGACGCTTCGTCGGTCCACCGCTTCTTTGGAGCTGTTGCGTCCGGATGTCTCCACGCTGCCGTCCGCCATAAGCCCTGTTGAGAGAACCGGGCGTCGTCGCCGGTCGGGTCGCCGGGCGTTGCCCGGTGGTTGGCCGCGATCCCGTGGACGGCCGGGTCGAGGGTCGCGTGTCGACCGAGGGACGAGTTGAGGGTCGCGTGTCGGCCGATGGACGGGTCGAAGGTCGTGTGCTCGGCCCCGGCAGGGTTTCTCTGCCGGGGACGTCAACCGTCGACCACCCTCCCTGGCCGCGTCGGTCCCAGCTGCCGTCATCATTGCGCCGGTAGACGTTTCCACTGCGGTCGGTATAGATGTTGTTGTCGCGATCGCGCGCCACTGCAGGGCGGCGATCCGGTGTCACGCGATCTCGGGTGGTGGCCACCCGGTCCGAGTTCGCGGGTCGCGCGTAGATGTTGTTGTTCGGTCGGGTCCGTCCGTAGGGAGTGGGATGGGGACGGCTCGCAGCAGCCGACCCGTGAAGGTAACCGTGGCGGTAGCCCGCCCGGTAGCCGGCGCCGTAGCCGTACCACGGATAGGGTCGGTACCAACCCGGGCCCCACCAGCCGCCATGCCAGTGGCCACCCCATCCCCATCCGCCGAATCCGACCGAAAAGTTGAACGGACCGGTCGACCAACTGAGGCCGAAGCCCCAGCCGTACCACGGGTTCCACCGCACGTGAAAGCCCCAGGTCGAATGGTGGGGATAGTAGTAGCGTGGTCCCCAGTAGGGTCGGTAGTACCAGCCGGTGCCATAAACCACACAGCCGTGCGCGATATAGCTCGACGTATAGCCCGGTGTGTAGCCCACATAGACGACTTCCGGCGTCGACTCATAGACCTTCACATAGGTAACGTTGTAATGAGGGTTCGACGGAGGGATGGTGTAGATCTCGTCCGGTACGTTCTTGCAGACCATCCAGGGTCCGGTGGCCGACGTGGATTCATACCAGATGCCCTGGTCACAGCAGTAATATCTACTACCCGACTTGATGACCGCAGCCGAGGTGTTGACCGCATAGGTCATGCGGGTACCCTCGACAGGTTGAAACTGTGGTGTGCCGTCGTACTCAACGCTGAATGATGCTCCGGCGTTCGTTTTGACTGCCGCGGTCTGCGGTACGGCCTGTTCGAGCAGCGCCTCCTGCGCCTCGTCGGTGCCGGCCACCGATGCGCGGAGATAACCGACGTCCGACTCGGCCGGAATCTCCGAGAACTCCACCGACAGTTCGTCGTTCGCCACCCAGATCCACGGACCCAGATCGAGGTCTTTCGTACGGTACCAACGACCCGAGAGCAACGCATAGTAGTCCTGGCTCGCGATCTCGAAGAGCACGTCGGAGTCGGTATTCGACACCATCATCACCTCGCTCGCCGAGAACGGTTCGAGCTTCGGTTGGCCATCGATAAAGATCAGCTCCGCTGGCACCGTCGACACCACGATCTCCGGAATGCGCTTGTCGGTTGCTTCGGCCTTGGACGCGTCCTGTTCCTGCTGCTGTTTCTTGAGCTCGTCGTCGACCCTCTGGACATCCTTCGGCAGATCACCGGCCAGCTTCCAGGGGCCCTTGATCGAGGGGGATTCGAACCAGCGCGTGTCCGACGCCAGGTAATAGGAGTTTTTGTGTTTCAGGATCACGTACGGGGTGTTGACCACCCGTTCGAGCGACGAGCCATCGACGTCTTCCAGCTTCGGCTCGCCGTCGATCAGAATCAGCACCGCAGGTTCGTATTTGACGATGATCTCCGGCGGCGCGTGTTTCAGGTCAGCCTCGGAACGCTGAACGATTTCGGCGTCTTCGAGCAGCGGCACGAGGCGGTCGAGTTCGATCTCCAGGTCCCAGGTGGGGATCTTTTGCTCGAGAAACGATGCCAGCCTCTCTCGATCTCCCTCTGACGTCTCGGGGAAGGCCACGGACGGGACCTCGATATCGAAAAAGCTCACCATGCGGGTGTCGCGATTGACGTCAAATCGGCCGCTCAGCCAGACCGCACCATAAATCGGCGCGTCTTCGCCCTTGGCGATGGACACCGCCGCCCGCGCGTCAAATGTGTTGTTCGTCCAGGAATCGATCTGCGGCTCGAACATGGTCACGGTGAACAGATCGCCTCTCATGACCTGCGGCCACATCTTGGTTGTATCATCGTTTTCGGCGACGACTGTTCGAGGGACCGCTGCGATCGCGATCGCCACCACCATCGCCACGAGCACGGCTCTCTTGATCATTCATAGCCTCCCCGGCTCCGCATGAGCCGTCACCAGCCCCGTCGCCGTGGCGAGGATCCTGCAGCTTCGCCTTGATTGCCCCTCAAGCGAGTCCTAAACGTTGCGGGATCGCAGGTGATGTTCAGGCGCCGAACGACGCGACCGCCAACTCCTCGTCATCGAACATCTCGAAAACGCCGACCAGCTGGGCCATGGTCAACAGCTTGCGCGCCTTGATGTTGGCGTTCAACAGCTTGACCTCGGCGTCGTGTGATGTGGCCGTCACCTTGCTTCGGATGAGCTCGCCGAGACCCGAGGAATCAATCGTGCTCACGGTTTCCAGATTGATCAACAGTTTCTTGCCGCCGCCATCAAGTTCTTTGACGAGCGCTTCTCGAAGCGCCACGTCGCCGGTGCCGATGGTGAGCTTGCCGTCGAGATCGAGTATCGCGACGTCACCCACCTTGCGATTGGTGATATCCATGTCAGTCCCTTCG is a genomic window of Acidobacteriota bacterium containing:
- a CDS encoding carboxypeptidase-like regulatory domain-containing protein, with product MNRTTVIIITGLAMALGVVAFGSEVVAPDGTVVTDIVAAQANDSTTWVRVGAGVPVATVATAEGQLALPQLAVASYLVQDAVSGEPVTIGSLTWLVPEAPETLTTAEWESSRGHLDLHCRNGDRVVVAARGHAPVTTRVVTDGRRHTVLLQPRSTVTIELEPATAAQMWLAREDQIDVLTLFANVAAKHDVPEDGRIDVPDLDLDARYLGVVVAHGKAPAVTMFRDVSEPLTVQLADGLEVTGRVLDEEGEPFAGAKIDVLGQISELDSFRYNQRGRSSPNGEFALAGLLPGAVRVRACADGLACAEAIVELSEDAASEPVTLQLIPGRDIVLVVENEIGEPAADAILYFKDRVYQTDSNGELRVPGLSRGTTIPIKIFGTGFGFWEGSFATDRERVVITVPGGAIIERQVLSPSRFAADEVIVRWQAYTSTGREGKSGKGSWDAEHGIARASGLEAGTYSLSVRLPGSATITSERVTVALGEELALAPIVPDRGLALAGRVLDAETLQPVPGARVKCEPGSPAVFRAPELLGDVPRTLTDADGMFLLEGLDPGTCRAIVSASGYATWRLDGVEPDDVGYDIGDVELDAGMTIVGQVYDRMDRPVTGAVVEITEAAAYAYFAETKVRTDHDGYFRADRVPVGRWKVTATHGQETASETVEGDSRETVVADLMLGGIRIEGEIWLGDDRAPGGTLVLTTEGAQAPGVVVMMQRVTDDRQIFGIDQQPVQFTVGTDGRFFGSGLQAGQYWASYTPPGSGAAPITKSLVVPQVETYRCAIQYADAAVEGYVVDDDHNPVAGAMVLASVGENAQDVTAYTDGEGRFSVRGLEPGHLVLTASHTDFAPSDPSELEIRDGSVEGPVVLELQPHDGASVLLAVNTLAGSAGGAPVYLVGPETSTGFTDGGGLATFTGIPAGSYRPCGIAYGGATGCGPNLMVDNGEQLQAQLDLGQGGYIDVYLDDDAAGFASSKNVVVAAAKRGPRIRVTTADGVDLSSLLFMASPPQQMSGGVRIGPLQPDDYIVTVTTELGPRQGQVQVREGEGVSLDLR
- a CDS encoding STAS domain-containing protein, encoding MDITNRKVGDVAILDLDGKLTIGTGDVALREALVKELDGGGKKLLINLETVSTIDSSGLGELIRSKVTATSHDAEVKLLNANIKARKLLTMAQLVGVFEMFDDEELAVASFGA